One window of Papaver somniferum cultivar HN1 chromosome 9, ASM357369v1, whole genome shotgun sequence genomic DNA carries:
- the LOC113308554 gene encoding uncharacterized protein LOC113308554 has translation MAILNDFLTFFLLLSILNRVESNRISNVCDFSFLQQNKLYNYSLDSPTSNYPHGVLSEDGFYKVAANKTVLWFQLCDGMIFNHNPPRCVGCLDCGGPARCGMECSALVSENLGGYDVCTTIGRASSIQISLIDKAKPHTGVVVKMSSGGLRVNCSLSVSVYCDANGVKGPNALKHIGDCEYTTELRHPNGCAKIISVHRSGWSWLGTLFIIILCLLGAYLVAGTAYRFFALGIRGIELIPNLEFWLSLPHRTQVFFGSLVRRFRGPTEGHRSSYSPVNF, from the exons ATGGCGATTCTAAACGATTTTCTGACATTTTTCCTCTTATTGTCAATTCTAAACCGAGTTGAGTCGAACCGGATCTCGAATGTTTGTGATTTCAGCTTTTTACAACAAAACAAGCTTTACAACTATAGCTTGGATTCTCCTACTTCAAATTATCCTCACGGGGTTCTTAGCGAAGATGG ATTTTACAAGGTGGCGGCGAATAAGACAGTTCTTTGGTTTCAG CTCTGTGATGGAATGATATTCAACCACAACCCACCTAGATGTGTTGGCTGCCTG GATTGTGGGGGGCCAGCCCGCTGTGGAATGGAATGTAGTGCGCTCGTGTCTGAAAATTTAGGAG GATATGATGTTTGCACAACTATTGGGCGAGCCTCGAGCATTCAAATAAGTCTAATTG ATAAAGCGAAGCCTCACACAGGTGTTGTTGTTAAAATGTCAAGTGGTGGTCTCAGGGTTAACTGTTCACTATCTGTATCTGTTTACTGTGATGCAAATGGAGTTAAA GGACCAAATGCATTGAAACATATAGGAGATTGTGAATAT ACTACAGAGTTAAGACACCCTAACGGTTGTGCGAAGATTATATCTGTTCATCGAAGCGGGTGGAGCTGGTTGGGTACTCTTTTTATCAT TATTTTGTGCCTTTTGGGAGCGTATCTGGTGGCTGGTACAGCTTATCGGTTTTTCGCCCTTGGCATTCGTGGTATAGAA CTTATCCCAAATTTGGAGTTTTGGCTCAGTTTACCACATAGAACTCAG GTTTTCTTTGGGTCACTCGTACGAAGGTTTAGAGGGCCCACTGAAGGGCATCGAAGTTCTTATTCTCCTGTCAACTTCTGA
- the LOC113310039 gene encoding scarecrow-like protein 14, with the protein MDMDSRLRGLLDSINGNSESVSDMNFFTSEENNNNSLDQSSIDQNPNFSSSSNSFADHSMTASSSNFSLQEDFSPGEEYDFSDVVLKYITQMLMEEDIEEKNCMLQDCSALLATEKPFYEILGEKYYPPSPHCNPEGQVDNSTQYHGSNNCSSSGSSSNNAAETSWAGALGEYQPLSHSQSVLSDYTFQMTPQSAFDPSNGSNSVVEGKVDSPGDKVQVHDVYSESDFIWQFRKGVEEANKFLPDDTNLIIDLESNSFLNDERNKEAGDVEVKLEKKDEKETSPTGSRGKKNLHREDTGLEEGRSNKQPAVFSEETVRSAMFDMVLLCGNEEKCDKEDSTPHKSLKTEATKNLQQNGQSKGSNGGKPRGRKQKSKGDVVDLRTLLIHCAQAVSADDRRTASELLRQIRQHSPPDGDGSQRLAHCFANGLEARLAGSGSEIYSTLLHKRTSAADILKAYHLFMGTVPFKKISNFFANQTIDDLADKATTLHIVDFGILYGFQWPCLIQRLSKRKGGPPKIRITGIELPEPGFRPSELVEETGRRLKSYAEKFHVPFEYHAIAQKWETIQLEDLNIAKDEVLVVNFLFRARNLLDETVILDSPRNAVLNLIRKMNPDVFIHGVSNGAYSSPFFVTRFREALFHFSSLFDVLDTNIPREHPERILIERDILGKEALNIIACEGSQRVERPETYKQWQARNTRAGFVQLPLHKDIMKKAKERVKSDYHKDFIVDADSQWMLLGWKGRILFALSSWRPA; encoded by the coding sequence ATGGATATGGATTCACGTTTAAGAGGTTTACTTGATTCAATTAATGGAAATTCTGAGTCTGTTTCTGATATGAATTTCTTTACGTCAGAGGAGAATAATAATAATAGCCTTGATCAAAGTTCAATAGATCAGAATCCTAATTTTAGTAGTAGTAGCAATAGTTTTGCTGACCATAGTATGACTGCTTCATCCTCAAATTTTAGTCTTCAAGAAGATTTTTCTCCGGGGGAAGAATATGATTTCTCAGATGTGGTTCTTAAGTACATAACCCAAATGCTTATGGAAGaagacattgaagagaagaacTGTATGCTTCAAGATTGTTCAGCTCTCCTGGCAACAGAGAAACCCTTTTATGAAATTCTGGGTGAAAAGTATTATCCCCCTTCTCCTCATTGCAACCCAGAAGGTCAAGTTGACAACTCTACTCAGTACCATGGTAGTAACAATTGCAGTAGCAGTGGTAGTAGTAGTAACAATGCAGCTGAAACTAGTTGGGCTGGTGCACTCGGTGAGTATCAACCTTTGTCTCATTCCCAAAGTGTTCTGAGTGATTATACTTTCCAGATGACTCCTCAATCAGCTTTCGATCCTTCAAACGGTTCCAATTCTGTTGTGGAAGGAAAAGTGGATTCGCCCGGGGATAAGGTTCAGGTTCATGATGTCTATTCTGAGAGTGATTTCATTTGGCAGTTCAGAAAAGGCGTCGAGGAAGCAAATAAGTTTCTTCCAGATGATACAAACCTGATTATTGACCTAGAAAGTAATAGTTTTCTTAATGACGAAAGAAACAAAGAAGCTGGCGATGTTGaggtgaagttggagaagaaGGATGAGAAAGAGACTTCGCCAACTGGTTCGAGAGGGAAGAAGAATCTGCACAGGGAGGATACAGGTTTAGAAGAAGGGAGGAGTAATAAGCAACCGGCAGTGTTCTCCGAAGAAACGGTACGATCAGCAATGTTTGATATGGTATTGCTCTGTGGGAATGAAGAAAAATGTGATAAAGAAGATTCAACTCCCCACAAATCCTTGAAGACTGAAGCAACCAAGAATTTGCAGCAGAATGGGCAATCAAAAGGGTCTAATGGTGGAAAGCCCCGTGGTAGGAAACAGAAGTCTAAAGGGGATGTCGTGGATTTGCGGACACTACTCATTCACTGTGCACAAGCTGTTTCTGCTGATGATCGTAGGACTGCTAGTGAGCTACTGAGGCAGATTAGACAACATTCTCCCCCTGATGGAGATGGTTCACAAAGGTTAGCCCATTGCTTTGCTAATGGACTTGAGGCACGTTTGGCTGGATCCGGGAGTGAGATTTACTCAACCCTCCTGCACAAGAGAACATCAGCAGCTGATATCTTGAAAGCTTATCATCTCTTTATGGGTACAGTCCCGTTCAAGAAGATATCAAATTTCTTTGCAAACCAAACAATTGATGATCTGGCTGATAAGGCTACTACCCTCCATATAGTAGATTTTGGTATCCTCTATGGTTTTCAATGGCCTTGCCTTATCCAGCGTCTTTCGAAAAGAAAAGGTGGCCCACCTAAAATTCGAATTACTGGGATAGAATTGCCCGAACCTGGTTTTCGCCCATCTGAATTGGTTGAAGAAACGGGTCGTCGGTTAAAATCTTATGCTGAGAAATTCCATGTCCCATTCGAGTACCATGCCATTGCTCAGAAATGGGAAACCATCCAACTTGAGGATCTCAATATTGCTAAAGATGAAGTTCTTGTTGTCAACTTCTTGTTTCGAGCTAGAAACTTGCTTGATGAAACTGTTATATTGGACAGTCCACGAAATGCCGTTCTGAACCTCATAAGGAAGATGAATCCTGATGTTTTCATCCATGGGGTTTCAAATGGTGCCTACAGTTCCCCATTCTTTGTTACTCGATTCCGGGAGGCTCTCTTTCACTTTTCATCTTTGTTTGATGTGCTTGATACAAATATTCCCCGTGAACATCCCGAGAGGATACTGATCGAGAGAGACATCCTCGGGAAGGAGGCTTTGAACATTATAGCATGTGAAGGATCACAGAGGGTTGAGAGGCCAGAGACTTATAAACAATGGCAGGCAAGGAATACGAGGGCTGGGTTCGTGCAACTCCCACTGCACAAAGATATAATGAAGAAGGCGAAAGAAAGAGTGAAATCAGACTACCACAAGGATTTTATTGTAGATGCAGATAGCCAGTGGATGCTGCTGGGATGGAAGGGGAGAATTCTCTTCGCCCTTTCTTCTTGGAGGCCCGCGTAa